In Phaseolus vulgaris cultivar G19833 chromosome 3, P. vulgaris v2.0, whole genome shotgun sequence, the sequence ACCACATGACAGATTGTTTTGTTCTGAAAATCTTAATAGTTTTTAATCATACAAACCTAGATTTAAAGCAATGATTTAcaacaaaactttcaaaaggAAAACCTTCTCCATTATGAATATACTTAATTGCCTTTAATTCTCTTTAAAATGGTAAGAATTAATTGAGAATGAAAGTTTATTGGATAGAAATGGACAACTAAGATGAAGGGGTTTGTTTGTGACATCTTTCAACTTAACCTAAATCAATACTTTTTATCaccaaaaaacaataaaattaaataaattcacTTAAGAAATGGTTTAACCCTTGTCcataataagaaaaacaaagagtATCTTTCTACAcataacaaaattcaaaatgaaaCTTTTTACCATGCACTCCAACACTACCAactaaagaaaaatagaaaaatcaagAACCAACCATGTCAATAACATTAAttacctaaaccctaaacctaaatCAATATTATATTAGAATGATGAGAAGGTAGGGCATAAAACACAATTAATGACAATAAATTTAATCAAAACAGGAAAAAATCTTGTTGATGAAAATGACAGATGCAGTTACTGTACAATATATACGTGGCAAGTAAAAGGGTTCAAAATTAAGGTAaaaagacaataaaaaaaacctGTTCAAGGCCATTCATTAGAATGCGACAAAATCCATGTCGACGATAGTGTAATCTGGTACCAACGAAAGGTACTTCTGCCACCTTCTCCCCGTGGACCCTAAAACATTGCCACAACAtgtcttataaaaataatttattaatctaTTTTCATCCGTTTTATATCCATTTTCATGAATTAATTATAAATCtgaatattaaatatgtttctTATATTTAGGACAAAAACAacaattgtttttgtttttttatattgcaTAGGTGTGAtactttaaaaactaattattttttaatatagatttaaaaagtatgaaaaaactaattaatttttaaacattaaGTATTGATCATCAAATTTGTTGGAATTTAGAAAACAGTGAATAGAAAGATCATCAAGCATccataaaattaaattgtttaattCAATCTAATGCAACTATTTTTGTAGTAAATGAATTTCATCTAATATACACtatctttattattttctatagaTAATAAATTGAATGAACTGACTGATAAATGAACTTTGAtaatgatagaaaaaaaaaagaggctATAATATTTTGATGGTGAAAGATCATATCCTCACCTAACAGTTGCCACAGAAACCAGTTCTTCATTTTTCTCAAGTAGAACAGTATAGAAACCCTGGAAATTTAATCGCTTCAGCTCAGACCTACAAAGTTTCAAAGTACACATATCAAGTATAGGCCTCAGATAcaacaattttttctttataaattaaataatctaGCAAAAATTTACAAACTaaatatagtagaataaaaccaCTAGTAAATAAGGGTAGATCTCATCACAGAAATAGAAaagatcaaaataaaatattaagaattaGGTTATaactgataaaaataaaaaagagaaataatattttactaaaatgttgataaatgtaaaaaaaattgtcaactagtgtatttaattatgtaattttcaaatattaattagaAATACATTAACAGTTCAGTATaactctctttcttttcttaatatttatataaaataacaaaaataatcttCTATATATCAGCAAGTTGTCGATATATCATCATTCTATAACGATAACAAAAGAATATGTAACCTTCTGGCGAATATAACATCTTCAATGATATCTCTGCTAGATAAAGTTTGCTTGAGGGTCTCAAAACATTCATGCATCACAGAAAGAGCAAGATTGAGTTTGGTGTAACTTTCTGCCATTGAACTGTCATTTTTAATTCTACCAAGATCATCACACTCAGGCTCAATAAACTTCACCAATGTCCATGTTAGATTGTCCACGCCCACTGAAACTGGCTTTCCTAATAGCTGAAAAAGCCCCTCGTGTATCTGCAAAATACAACCCCATCTCATTTCATAACAATAAACTCACCAACTTACATGAAAAATCTCATGAGTAACTCTTCACCATAATCACACATGcagtaatatatataattttgtttcaataaaaagtaagaaaaaagtaaaacaatGCTTCCGAAGCAGTTTTTCTTGCAAATGGAGATGGAGTTAGCGTACCTTTTCACAGGTTTTTCCACAGAACCAGTTTTCTGAACATCTTGATAAATCTAAACCTCCATTCTCCAGGCACCAAACATGGTCTGCACAAGTTTGATAAAGATAACTCCGGATTcatacgtgtagacaaacaaatACACACACTAAAGATACCCAGAAAGGGATGAAATATTATAGtaaaaaatttacatttatGTTCACACTGAGCACAAGTAAGGGCAGCATGAGCTTCCTCATTTTCATCTAGTTTGCTTTGGCGGCAGCTACGGCAACGACATTGTGGGCAAAGCCAATGACCATCAGGGATATGCTGTTCATAACATAAAACAAAGCAACCTCGGATTCAGAAAAGATATTTTAGGATACCTCAACCCTTATAAAAAAGAAGCAAACAAATGAAATGACTAAGAAGGAGAATGGTTAATCTACCTCCAATCCAAGACATGTCATGTGAAATGAAGATGGACATTGATCACACAAAATAAGTTCACCACCAAAGAGGCAAAGAGAACAAATCAAGTCATTATCATCTAGAAGCAAATTGCTGCAAGGTAATTCACTAGTTTCTCTTGTCACCAGATCTTGCATTATTTCTATTTGGCATTCCAAGAGTGATTTACCATCTTTCAAGAAAATACAAGCAGAGGGTGTGCTGGTACTGATTCCACTAGCATGATATTCAAACCCAACGAAACTGTATATTATGTCACAACAGTAACACTTGATTCCATTGCGAGTTATTTTTCCTCTAGTCCAACTAGAAGCTGCATGGTACCATGCTTCTTCGTTGTAATAATACACAGTAGACCTTGGAAACACCATCTTGTTGTCCATCAACCATGACAAAATATTTAGAGGTTTGAAGTTAGGTAAAAGTGATCCTTGTTCCAAGTTGCTTTGACTCCTACATATTTTGGCCTTTGAATCTCTTGAGCTTCTCCACTTCTGATTTGCAGATGATTCACTCCTTTCAGAACTCTCACCTGAAACTACTTCAGGAGCAACTTGATGGGAAATTTGCATTTCAAACTCAGGTAAAACCTGGTTAACAAGAGGAGAAggttctttctccataaaattATCTTTATCAAACAAGGTCATGTTTAAGTCAATATTCATTGGTTGAAATTCCTGCTCAGGTCTTCCATCAACTACACTCCCTGGAAGCTCCAAGCCTGAGAAAAGTTGGTTCACTGTGAGACCTGTGTCAAAAGAAAATATaactcaaaactaaaattaaagataataattattgaCTATTGAAGACTTTAAATTTAATGTTATCAACCTGAGTAGCTTTTAACGATAGCCCTCACAACATCTTTGTGCAAGTTTTTATCGTTGTAAGCCCACTCTCCCCTCATGCCAACTTTCATTTTCTGCAATACATCATACCATATTTGTCTAGCTGAAACAGCAACAAATGATCCATTTTGAAACTCCTGAACCAATTCAAGAAACTTCCAGTTTCCTCTTCGTTCCCACTGGCGTGTGGTTTCATTCCAATCCTGAGTAATCCGCAGTTGATGAATTTCAATCTGCATTTCATCACCCAAATCTGGAAAAAACACACTCCTCTTCTGCAATCCATCACCTTCATCAAATATCACTCCTTCCCACCAAGCTTCCTCACACTTCACATCCACACACAAACCATAGTTAAGGTCAAATCTCTCGAACTCAATCAAAGGTGGCGGTGGTCGAATGAACCCTCGCACGCTGTATCTTGAACATTCCGATGCTTTTGAAATCCTCACTACAGTCACAAGATAATCCGAACCATCACTGTTTAGAACATTCTTGTATCTGACATAGCACTTCGGTATCCCACATTTGATAACTATCCCAGGATGCCATGATCCTAGGAACCCTTCCTCCACGCGCCTCACCTGtgaaaaaaa encodes:
- the LOC137805993 gene encoding increased DNA methylation 1-like, whose protein sequence is MAMENADGRKNSKLKRSSEGIFQVNEEVEVRRVEEGFLGSWHPGIVIKCGIPKCYVRYKNVLNSDGSDYLVTVVRISKASECSRYSVRGFIRPPPPLIEFERFDLNYGLCVDVKCEEAWWEGVIFDEGDGLQKRSVFFPDLGDEMQIEIHQLRITQDWNETTRQWERRGNWKFLELVQEFQNGSFVAVSARQIWYDVLQKMKVGMRGEWAYNDKNLHKDVVRAIVKSYSGLTVNQLFSGLELPGSVVDGRPEQEFQPMNIDLNMTLFDKDNFMEKEPSPLVNQVLPEFEMQISHQVAPEVVSGESSERSESSANQKWRSSRDSKAKICRSQSNLEQGSLLPNFKPLNILSWLMDNKMVFPRSTVYYYNEEAWYHAASSWTRGKITRNGIKCYCCDIIYSFVGFEYHASGISTSTPSACIFLKDGKSLLECQIEIMQDLVTRETSELPCSNLLLDDNDLICSLCLFGGELILCDQCPSSFHMTCLGLEHIPDGHWLCPQCRCRSCRQSKLDENEEAHAALTCAQCEHKYHVWCLENGGLDLSRCSENWFCGKTCEKIHEGLFQLLGKPVSVGVDNLTWTLVKFIEPECDDLGRIKNDSSMAESYTKLNLALSVMHECFETLKQTLSSRDIIEDVIFARRSELKRLNFQGFYTVLLEKNEELVSVATVRVHGEKVAEVPFVGTRLHYRRHGFCRILMNGLEQFLMQLGVGRLVLPAVPSTLKTWTQSFGFAKMTDFERSTFMDYTFLNFEGSIMCHKLLMNNPPPYSESQPRCDYLPQSSVDLTNSISVSQGGMLYQQTGNTSTSNNNDRVTFAVPINMEKDISGDQQQYLNGSSSQFFHGSSSQFVHEKQDDEYNGEYTGKKVRFVHKGSF